The Acidobacteriota bacterium genome includes a window with the following:
- a CDS encoding PP2C family protein-serine/threonine phosphatase, protein MEIGNTIQQSKPGFTIEARDKVYLIGFVVGAGLLLFLGRGLVQGSALATWGLTFGATTAVAVLLVSLYRVQIELQASRRQLARKEAELSFALEVQRALFPRQLPDKNGLEFAAVCIPARGISGDYYDVMQFPDGRLVFAIADISGKGISAAILMANVQALLRTLCETGIPPAEVCKRLNHHLHQVTDDSKFATFFYAEWSTAERRLSYVNAGHYAPVLLGSMRGRQLCEGGLPLGLFAGSEFQTGEVTLQPGDLLALYSDGITEAASKSGEEFGDARLQAEIEKRLDKTLEEIQAGVLEAVRKWAGDELEDDMTLLMVRAIEASETRET, encoded by the coding sequence TTGGAAATAGGAAACACGATTCAACAATCAAAGCCAGGCTTCACCATCGAGGCTCGGGACAAGGTTTATTTGATCGGCTTCGTGGTGGGAGCGGGCCTCCTGTTGTTTCTCGGGCGCGGACTGGTACAGGGCTCAGCGCTGGCAACTTGGGGACTGACGTTTGGAGCTACGACGGCGGTTGCCGTCCTGCTGGTGTCGCTCTATCGCGTTCAGATCGAGTTGCAAGCGAGCCGCCGCCAACTGGCTCGCAAGGAGGCCGAGCTGAGCTTCGCGCTCGAGGTGCAGCGCGCGCTCTTTCCTCGGCAGTTGCCGGACAAGAACGGATTGGAGTTCGCGGCGGTGTGCATTCCCGCGCGCGGCATCAGCGGTGACTACTACGACGTGATGCAATTCCCTGACGGGCGCCTGGTGTTCGCGATCGCCGACATCAGCGGCAAAGGCATCTCGGCGGCGATCCTCATGGCCAACGTGCAAGCCCTGTTGCGCACGCTGTGCGAGACGGGAATTCCGCCCGCGGAAGTCTGCAAGAGATTGAACCATCATCTTCATCAAGTAACCGATGACTCAAAGTTCGCGACTTTTTTCTATGCTGAATGGAGCACAGCCGAACGGCGTCTGAGCTATGTTAACGCGGGACACTATGCGCCAGTCCTGCTCGGCTCGATGCGCGGGCGGCAGTTGTGTGAAGGTGGATTGCCGCTCGGGTTGTTTGCGGGTTCGGAATTCCAAACCGGCGAAGTGACGTTGCAGCCCGGCGATTTGCTGGCGCTCTATTCGGACGGCATCACCGAAGCGGCGTCGAAGAGCGGCGAAGAGTTTGGCGACGCGCGTTTGCAAGCTGAGATCGAAAAGCGCTTGGACAAGACCCTTGAGGAGATCCAGGCCGGAGTGCTTGAAGCTGTGCGTAAGTGGGCGGGCGATGAGCTCGAGGACGATATGACGCTATTGATGGTGCGGGCTATCGAGGCCAGCGAGACCAGGGAGACATAA
- a CDS encoding DNA-3-methyladenine glycosylase 2 family protein encodes MTRPHTNATYLSDEALMRGVRFLSRRDPDLGRVVKMFGAPPMWARESGFSTLLHIILEQQVSLASARAAHRKLLEAASPLTPGRFLELDDVALKAIGFSRQKTSYGRYLAQAIVEGLLDLDALRSMDDASVRSELIKIKGIGRWTADIYLLMVLRRPDIWPSGDLALAVAAQKVKRLGTRPTPEELDEMSAAWKPWRAVAARILWHYYLSELA; translated from the coding sequence GTGACTAGACCTCACACGAACGCTACCTACCTCAGCGATGAAGCGCTAATGCGTGGAGTCAGGTTTTTATCGCGGCGTGATCCGGACCTCGGCCGCGTGGTGAAGATGTTCGGCGCCCCGCCGATGTGGGCGCGCGAGTCCGGATTCTCAACTCTGCTTCACATCATCCTGGAGCAACAAGTTTCGCTTGCGTCAGCGAGAGCGGCTCATCGCAAACTGCTGGAAGCTGCCTCGCCGCTCACACCGGGACGCTTTCTCGAACTGGATGACGTAGCATTGAAGGCCATCGGGTTCAGCCGCCAGAAAACTTCCTATGGACGCTACCTCGCACAGGCGATTGTCGAGGGCTTGCTTGATCTCGACGCCTTGAGGTCGATGGATGACGCCAGTGTAAGATCCGAGTTGATCAAGATCAAAGGCATCGGACGTTGGACCGCGGATATCTATCTGCTGATGGTGCTGCGCCGGCCTGATATCTGGCCCTCGGGAGATCTCGCGCTGGCGGTCGCGGCGCAAAAGGTCAAGCGGCTAGGGACTCGCCCTACTCCGGAGGAACTCGACGAGATGAGCGCGGCGTGGAAGCCGTGGAGAGCAGTCGCCGCGCGGATCCTGTGGCATTACTACTTGAGCGAGTTGGCATAG
- the queA gene encoding tRNA preQ1(34) S-adenosylmethionine ribosyltransferase-isomerase QueA, with protein sequence MLVSDFDYDLPERLIAQEPAATRDLSRLLVVHRATGELVDSVFAELPDHLRASDLLVLNNTRVFPARLIGRRLRVTPRGDTVRGGRVEVFLVRRIEPLIWETLVKPGRALTPGARVEFARGKLTAEVIEWRDRGRRLVRFEATGDFDEIIDRIGRTPLPPYIKRDEEDRLDAERYQTVFARERGAVAAPTAGLHFTPELLDRLRATGVEIAEITLHVGYGTFQPVRVERVEDHRVEPEAYSISEQAAASINRALIEGRRVIAVGTTATRALESAARRGLGAGGRGLVGDQNAAYQPLTPSPQPLTTDLFIYPGFEFRVVSGLVTNFHLPCSSLLMLVSAFAERELILKAYRHAIDRDYRFYSYGDAMLIL encoded by the coding sequence ATGCTCGTTTCCGATTTCGACTACGATCTCCCCGAGCGTTTGATAGCGCAGGAACCCGCCGCAACACGCGACCTCTCGCGGCTACTGGTGGTTCATCGCGCGACAGGCGAGCTTGTCGATTCGGTCTTCGCAGAGTTACCCGATCATCTTCGCGCGAGCGACCTGCTCGTGCTCAACAACACTCGAGTTTTCCCCGCGCGGCTTATTGGCCGGCGGCTGCGCGTGACGCCGCGAGGCGATACGGTGCGCGGCGGGCGCGTTGAAGTCTTTCTCGTGCGCCGCATCGAACCGCTGATATGGGAAACGCTTGTTAAGCCGGGCAGAGCTTTGACGCCAGGCGCGCGAGTTGAATTCGCCCGCGGCAAACTCACCGCTGAAGTGATCGAGTGGCGCGATCGCGGACGCCGCCTGGTTCGCTTCGAAGCAACAGGAGACTTCGACGAAATAATCGACCGCATCGGCCGCACCCCCCTGCCGCCTTACATCAAGCGAGATGAAGAAGACCGCCTGGACGCCGAGCGCTATCAAACTGTATTCGCCCGCGAACGCGGCGCGGTCGCTGCTCCTACGGCGGGACTACACTTCACTCCCGAGTTGCTCGACCGTTTGCGCGCAACCGGAGTCGAAATCGCGGAGATCACTCTGCACGTCGGCTACGGGACGTTCCAGCCGGTCCGAGTCGAACGAGTCGAGGACCACCGCGTCGAACCCGAAGCCTACTCGATCAGCGAGCAAGCGGCTGCTTCAATCAACCGAGCGTTGATCGAAGGCCGCCGAGTGATCGCGGTGGGCACGACGGCAACTCGCGCACTCGAATCAGCGGCGAGACGGGGGTTGGGTGCTGGGGGTCGGGGGTTGGTCGGTGACCAGAATGCGGCGTACCAACCTCTAACCCCCAGCCCCCAACCCCTGACTACCGATCTCTTCATCTATCCGGGATTCGAGTTTCGCGTGGTCAGTGGGTTAGTGACGAACTTTCACTTACCGTGTTCGTCACTGCTGATGCTGGTGAGCGCGTTCGCTGAGCGCGAGTTGATCCTAAAGGCTTACCGCCATGCTATTGACCGCGACTATCGCTTCTACAGCTACGGCGATGCGATGCTAATTCTCTAG
- a CDS encoding cupin domain-containing protein codes for MKALSGLAAVVERGELTQTEGARRYSVPISRAMGARDIAQYVSVYSEGVSSARRNPVGEEVIYVVNGTGTCYIDGYSYPLAPGTAVYVPPGSVYQIENLDERGRGVSDLEIVSVCCPEDDDAETGIEPIVRAAQDTKPFRTVREDEVEALPAGDRTFKILVNQDIGAHRVTQFIGVIPPGRAPMHHHTYEEAIYIIEGEGCVHTEDGDATFKAGSSIYLPRLVSHCLENTGSSSIKLLGVFHPAGSPAALYDD; via the coding sequence ATGAAAGCATTATCTGGGCTTGCAGCAGTGGTCGAGCGTGGCGAACTCACTCAGACAGAGGGCGCGCGACGTTATAGCGTTCCCATCTCGCGAGCGATGGGCGCTCGCGACATCGCGCAATATGTGAGCGTCTACTCCGAAGGCGTCTCCTCCGCGCGTCGCAATCCTGTCGGCGAAGAAGTTATCTACGTCGTGAACGGCACGGGCACCTGTTACATCGACGGATACAGCTACCCGCTCGCGCCGGGCACTGCGGTCTATGTTCCACCTGGAAGCGTCTACCAGATCGAGAACCTGGACGAGCGAGGGCGCGGCGTTAGCGATCTCGAGATCGTTAGTGTCTGCTGCCCCGAGGATGACGACGCGGAAACCGGAATAGAGCCGATAGTGCGCGCGGCGCAGGACACGAAACCGTTTCGCACGGTGCGCGAGGATGAGGTTGAGGCGCTCCCGGCCGGCGACCGGACCTTCAAGATTCTAGTGAATCAAGACATCGGCGCGCACCGCGTGACGCAGTTTATCGGTGTGATCCCGCCCGGCCGCGCGCCGATGCATCATCACACCTACGAAGAAGCGATCTACATAATCGAAGGTGAAGGCTGCGTGCACACCGAAGACGGCGACGCCACGTTCAAGGCAGGCTCGAGCATTTATCTTCCGCGACTCGTAAGCCACTGTCTCGAAAATACCGGCTCAAGTAGCATCAAGTTGCTCGGCGTATTTCACCCGGCAGGCAGTCCGGCCGCGCTATACGACGACTAG
- the solA gene encoding N-methyl-L-tryptophan oxidase: protein MQTFDVAIVGAGVMGAAAACELAREGASVALIDQSSLPNPRAASVDHSKVFRFAYPDPLYVKLAVDALERWRELEAQTGTRLLTNTGALLLGKRQPSFESECYEALRSLGLESERLNSQEVIARFPQFNASAFAYGVYDPSGAILHAETAMRTLIDLATRRRVAIIEGERVVEVKQASESRISIVAESGMEIVSERVMIASGPWSRRLLPFLEDKLTTTRQEIAYFEPGNAISAGSSHSLLSFEPGSFPIFLELESGFYGFPIHHAGSMKIANHHKGAEVDPDSAEDHAGEDFIESCRAFFSEFIPGLADARVREARVCVYNNTPDDDFIIDWHPQLEGVLVVTGFSGHGFKFGPTIGRIATELLMNGRTSFDIRRFELSRLGDPMMTTC, encoded by the coding sequence ATGCAGACATTCGACGTGGCAATCGTCGGAGCGGGCGTGATGGGCGCGGCCGCCGCTTGTGAGCTTGCTCGCGAAGGCGCCAGCGTTGCCCTTATCGACCAATCTTCTCTGCCTAATCCGCGAGCCGCTTCGGTCGATCACTCCAAGGTGTTCCGATTCGCGTATCCCGATCCACTCTACGTGAAGCTCGCGGTCGATGCGCTCGAGCGATGGCGCGAGCTTGAAGCCCAGACCGGCACGCGGCTGCTAACCAACACGGGAGCGTTGCTTCTCGGGAAGCGCCAGCCTTCCTTTGAAAGCGAATGCTACGAGGCGTTGCGCTCGCTGGGGCTCGAAAGCGAAAGGCTGAACAGCCAGGAGGTGATCGCGCGATTTCCTCAGTTCAATGCGAGTGCGTTCGCTTACGGCGTTTACGATCCAAGCGGCGCGATCTTGCACGCGGAAACGGCGATGCGAACCTTGATCGACCTGGCGACCCGGCGAAGGGTGGCAATCATCGAAGGCGAGCGTGTCGTCGAGGTCAAGCAAGCCTCTGAGTCTCGCATATCGATTGTCGCCGAGTCCGGCATGGAGATCGTGTCTGAGCGCGTGATGATTGCTTCGGGTCCGTGGTCGCGAAGGCTGCTTCCATTTCTCGAAGACAAGCTAACGACCACGCGTCAGGAGATTGCTTACTTCGAGCCCGGCAACGCGATTTCAGCGGGCTCGTCGCACTCTCTCCTCAGCTTTGAACCCGGCAGCTTCCCAATCTTTCTAGAACTCGAGAGCGGCTTCTACGGGTTCCCGATTCATCATGCCGGCTCGATGAAGATCGCCAACCATCACAAGGGCGCAGAAGTTGACCCGGATTCGGCAGAGGATCACGCGGGCGAAGACTTCATCGAGAGCTGCCGCGCGTTTTTCTCCGAGTTCATCCCCGGGCTTGCGGATGCGAGAGTCCGCGAGGCGCGAGTGTGCGTCTACAACAACACGCCCGACGACGACTTCATCATCGACTGGCATCCTCAGCTTGAGGGCGTGTTGGTGGTGACGGGCTTCTCGGGGCACGGCTTCAAGTTTGGCCCGACGATCGGGCGCATTGCGACGGAACTTCTGATGAATGGCCGCACATCTTTCGATATCCGCCGGTTTGAGCTGTCGCGGCTTGGCGACCCAATGATGACGACCTGTTAA
- a CDS encoding lipid-binding SYLF domain-containing protein — MKSVLVSCSLLLLLSSAAMAADRRDVVKRLQRATEVFSEIMKTPDKGIPEDLLNKCECVGIVPGLKKGGLGLGGKYGKGLIMCRKPDRSWTAPSFITIEGGSIGFQIGFTQIDVVMLMMNRKGVDKLIGDKFTIGADASAAAGPVGRQTAAQTNIRMDAEILTYSRAKGLFAGISLDGATLRADKDDNRDFYGKDVDARKILLEGAVEMPAEARALASALSWQSPKKK; from the coding sequence ATGAAATCAGTTCTAGTTTCCTGTTCGCTTCTGTTGCTTTTATCGAGCGCCGCGATGGCAGCCGATCGAAGAGACGTAGTCAAAAGACTGCAGCGAGCAACCGAAGTCTTCAGCGAAATAATGAAGACGCCCGACAAGGGGATTCCCGAAGACCTGCTAAACAAATGCGAGTGCGTCGGTATCGTGCCTGGCTTGAAGAAGGGCGGCCTGGGCCTCGGCGGGAAATACGGCAAGGGCCTGATCATGTGCCGCAAGCCTGACCGAAGCTGGACAGCGCCGTCGTTCATCACCATCGAGGGCGGCAGCATCGGCTTCCAGATCGGGTTCACCCAGATAGATGTGGTGATGCTGATGATGAATCGCAAAGGGGTCGACAAACTGATCGGCGACAAGTTCACCATAGGAGCCGATGCGTCCGCGGCAGCCGGCCCCGTCGGCCGTCAAACAGCGGCGCAGACGAATATCAGGATGGACGCCGAGATCCTCACGTACTCGCGCGCCAAGGGATTGTTCGCCGGTATTTCGTTGGACGGCGCAACGCTCAGAGCGGACAAGGACGACAATCGCGACTTCTACGGCAAGGATGTCGATGCGCGTAAGATTCTGCTCGAAGGCGCAGTCGAGATGCCGGCGGAAGCGCGAGCTCTCGCTTCAGCGCTGTCGTGGCAGTCGCCGAAGAAGAAATGA
- a CDS encoding YihY/virulence factor BrkB family protein, with protein MPTKAHRRRIVTRSFMSFMDNDLTTAAAAVSYFSMLALFPTLLVLLAIGNRLIGPETVEKYVIGQVLALLPGARPFVSKNLESISTISTGIIVSCLVVMLWAASWMFTVIEKALNRIWGTYPRSFLHGRAVNIAVMSLVWALLASSALFTAFVTGVRSAADRIPLRVAPWLTALSGHVWQIVFVLTSLALTVILFAVLYKILPNTRVSIMEALPGAVLAGVFWEAAKFGFAYLLPYFHYDLLYGSIGAGVALLTWVYLSSVIMLFGAQFTALLHRDHLFNASETLAHPSAPSARH; from the coding sequence ATGCCGACGAAAGCTCACAGACGCCGAATAGTGACGCGCAGTTTCATGTCGTTCATGGACAACGACCTGACGACCGCGGCCGCCGCCGTTTCATACTTTTCGATGCTGGCGCTGTTTCCGACGCTGTTGGTTCTGCTCGCGATCGGCAACCGTTTGATCGGGCCGGAGACCGTTGAAAAATATGTCATCGGTCAAGTGCTGGCGCTTCTGCCCGGAGCTCGCCCGTTCGTCAGCAAAAACCTCGAGTCGATATCGACCATCTCGACCGGCATCATCGTGAGCTGTCTGGTCGTGATGCTGTGGGCCGCGTCCTGGATGTTCACCGTGATCGAGAAAGCGTTGAACCGCATATGGGGCACATATCCGCGATCGTTCCTGCACGGGCGTGCGGTGAACATCGCGGTGATGAGTCTGGTTTGGGCTTTGTTGGCATCTTCGGCCCTTTTCACCGCGTTCGTTACTGGAGTAAGGTCGGCGGCAGACAGGATTCCGCTGAGAGTTGCTCCGTGGCTCACGGCGCTGTCCGGCCACGTGTGGCAAATTGTGTTTGTGCTGACAAGTCTCGCCTTGACCGTCATCCTGTTTGCGGTTCTGTACAAGATATTGCCGAACACACGGGTGTCGATCATGGAAGCGTTGCCGGGCGCAGTGCTTGCCGGGGTGTTCTGGGAAGCGGCCAAGTTCGGCTTTGCCTACTTGCTGCCCTACTTCCACTACGACTTGTTGTACGGCTCGATCGGCGCGGGGGTGGCATTGCTGACGTGGGTTTATTTGTCCAGCGTCATAATGTTGTTCGGCGCGCAGTTCACGGCGCTGCTTCATCGCGATCACTTGTTCAACGCGTCTGAAACCCTCGCCCACCCCAGCGCCCCAAGCGCCCGCCATTGA